DNA from Paenibacillus phoenicis:
ACGGATGGCTATAGCTGGAAGCATTACATCGATTATCCTGCCTGTATAGAGAAGATGGACGCAAAAACCGCGCTTCTAATACAGACCCGAAGTCGTTCTTTGTTCTTGGCCAGTTCCCCAAAATTCCTATGAGAAGCTAGCGATTTTACTATGGAATTAAGCGGGCGCCTGTCTTCCCTCATTCTCCCCCAATCGGATGAAAATGCTGTTTATCCGCCCGCCATCTGCCATCCGCTACCGGCTTATTTCGGCTGAATGTAGCCTTCCGCTTTGAGCAATTCGGCGATCAGGACGGCGCCGCCCGCAGCTCCGCGCAGCGTGTTATGCGACAGTCCGACGAATTTGTAGTCGTAAATCGAATCCTCGCGTAGCCGCCCTATCGTGGATATATGTGCGGCAGCTACAACCGTTACGGCACCCAGTTCTGCACGGATCATCTGGTTCGGGAAGAAGAGTTGAAAGAGGCCATTTTAGCGGATATTCGGGCGATGGCTACCCATTTGAGCAGCGAAAGTGTCATGGAAAAGTTGGAAGAAAACATGGAAAAACAACGAAAACTTCAGGGAAAACAGCTCAAATCCATCGAAAACCAGCTCGAAAAACTGAAAAAACGCAAAAAAATGGCCCATGACAAGCATTTTGACGGTGAAATGTCCAAAAGCGAATATGATGAATACATGTTGCGAGTGAACGAAGAAATCCAAACTCTGACGCAACAAATCGAAGAAGCCTTGCGGAAAGGCGACGATTTGAAAATGATTCAAGAATTCAAGGAATCGCTGCAAAGGTTTCTTGCATTCAACGATTTAACACCAGAAAGCCTTCATTGGCTGATTCACCGCATTGAAATAAAAGCAGACGGGTCACCGAGAATCTTCTACAGATTCTCACACCCATCTGCTTCTTATTTGCTTCGTTCTATCAACGCACAGCACTCCACATGCACCGTATGCGGGAACATATCCACCGGCGTTACCTCCACGGTCCGGTAGCCGCCGTCCTCAAGGATGCGCAGGTCGCGAGCCAGAGTTGCGGGGTTGCACGATACGTAAACCACACGCTCGGGCTTCATTTTGATAATCGTGTCGAGCAGGTGCGGGTCGCAGCCTTTGCGGGGCGGGTCAACGACGATGACGTCGGCTTCGATCCCCTGCTCTTTCCAGGCTGGGATGACGTCTTCGGAGGCACCGACTTCAAAAGTGACATGGTTCATTCCGTTCAGCTTGGCGTTGACGCGAGCGTCTTCGATCGCCTCTTTGACAATCTCCACGCCGTACACCCGCTTCGCGTGTTGCGCCAGGAACAACGAGATCGTGCCGATGCCGCAGTAGGCGTCAATGACCGTCTCTTGACCGGTCAGACCGGCGTATTCGACCGTTTTGCCATAGAGAACTTCCGTCTGGATTGGGTTTACTTGGTAAAAAGAACGCGCCGAGATCGCAAACTTCACGTCCCCGATATAGTCATAGATCACTTCGCGGCCCCACAGGACGCGAGTTACGTCGCCGAAGATGACGTTCGTCTGCCGTGTGTTGACGTTCTGGCAGATGCTTACCACAGCCGGAAGCTCTTCGCGGATCGCCGCAATCCATTCGTCTTCACGGGGGATCCGATCGCCGTTTGTGACCAGCACCAGCATCATTTCGCCGGTGCGAAAGCCAACCTTTACGACGACGTGGCGAAGCAGGCCTTGGCCTGTCTCTTCGTCGTAGGCGGTGATGCCCAGGCGGCGGCCGATCGCTTTGACGCGGCTGATCACATCATCGTTGCTCTCGTGCTGGATGAGGCACGTCTCCATGTCGATGATGCGATGGCTGCCGCGGGCGTAGAAGCCGCCGACCAGTGCGCCGTCGATGACGCCGACGGGCACCTGCGCCTTGTTGCGGTAGCGCCAAGGCGCAGCCATGCCGATCGTCGGTCGCACGACGACGGCATGGTCGCCGCCCGCCGCGTGCTCCGCGGCGCGGGCGGCATCTGCGGCCGCTTGGCCCGCGGCCGCCGCCGTCCCTGCGGCAGCGCCTGCTGCGCCGCTGCCGCCCGCTGACGCGCCCGCTCCCGGCGCGCCCCCTGCCACGCGCAGCTTGCCGATGCGCTCCAGCACGTCGACGACGTGCTGACGCTTCCACGCGAGCTGCGCGTCATAGCTCAAGTGCTGCAGCTGGCAGCCGCCGCACTTGTCGTAGATCGGACAGGGCGCAGCCACCCTGTCCGGACTCGCCTCAACCACGTCAAGCAGCTTGGCATAGCCATACTGCTTCTTCGTCTTGAGCACCTTGACCCGGGCTTTCTCGCCCGGCAAGGCGCCAGCTGCAAACAGCGTGTAGCCCTCCACCCGGCCCACGCCTTCCCCGTCGTGGTTCATCCCGATGATGTCGATCACGACCTCATCATTCTTCACGACGGGAAGGCCGGCCATCGCGGCTTCATGCACGCTGCTCCCGGCACGCGCTGCAGGCCGCGCGCTGGCAGGTCGTTCCGCAGCCGCAGCCACAGCCGCACGCTCCCGAGATGGAAGGCTCCCGGAAGCTTCCCCTCGCCCGCCAGGGTTGCCTTTCGCACCGCCGGCTATTTTTTGTCCTTGTCCTCGGGCTCCACCTGTCCGTCCCCCGCCAGGACGTCGATTGTTACTCCGTTGTTTCTTCATCACTTTCTCCTTCTATGTTCAACTGAACCGGTTACTCCAACATGGCTTTATCTAACACAGTTCAAACTATATACTTTAGTCCAATACTATCTATATACTTTAGTCCAATACTTTCTATATACTTTAATCCTATAATCTAAATCCTCGCCATTAAGGGAAGAACGTCCATTCGACGTCAATGCATCTAATCCAGCCCATCGATAAAACAACTAACGGTAAATCCTCCATCTAATTTACCCCGTTTGGCCCAATTTCGCAAAATTAACTGGAAATCCTACAGCTAATTTGGCCCATTTTCCCCGTTTTCAGCTAAACTCGCGAAATTAACTGTACTTTTTCCAGCTAATTCTCGCAAAACCGCAGTTACTTAAAAAATAACGGTAGAATTTCCACTTAATTCGCTTCGAATCCCATACCTTCCAACACCATACATTCCGAACGAACACCATACATTTCGAAAACCATACGTTTCTAACCACCGCCACACCACACCTGCCCCAACCAAGCCAAATCCCCCGCCAACCCGGCGGGGGATCCTCGCAACCTAGGCTTCCTGATGGTGTGCCTCAGGCTATCCTCTGCTTTGCTCTCTTGCATCCATCACTCAAGGACGGACATCCAAAATTCCGTACTCAAGGTGCCTCGATCTAGATCGATTGCATCCGCTCTGATTCAGCTACAACGCCGTAATCTGACGAACACAGCTGCACCTATCTCAATCACGCCTAAATCAACCGCAATCTCCATCCGTCCGCCCTAGCACCATCCACCTCATTTACCCTCAAGCAAAAATCTGCAAATGCTGCGGCAAAACCTCGAATACGCCTGGCAATTCGCCGCCCAGCTCGCCGTCGAGATTGAGCAGCACGCGGCCGGGCGAAGTGACTTCCATGCGCCGCGTCTTGAAGTGGACGACGTGCGAGTCGCCTAAATGATCGCCGCGCAGCGCCATCGTGACCAGGCGGATAAATTCCGCCAGGTTGCACTTCTTGAGCGCGATCACATCGAGCAGCCCGTCGTCGATCCGTGCGTCCGGCGCCAGCTTCTCGAAGCCGCCAACCGAGTTGCTGTTGGCGATCAGGAATAGCATGAACTCGCCTTCCATGACCTCGTGCCCTTCCGCATCGATAATCAGCTTGGTGGGCGACAGACTGGCCATTTTCTCGATACCCTTCATGTAGTAGGCCAGCTGCCCGATCAGCGTCTTGAGCCGGCTTGGCACCTCATACGTCAGCTCGGTTAACTTGCCGCCGCCGGCGATATTGATGAAATGCCGGCCGTTCACCTTGCCGATATCGATGGGTCTTGTTTTATTCTCAATGACCAGGTCGCAATAATCCTCCCAACGCCGAGGGATTCCCATCGCACGGGCAAAATCGTTCGTCGTACCGAGCGGGAACACCCCCAGCGGGGGCAAATCACTCTTCCCGGCCATGCCGTTCACAACCTCATTCAGCGTCCCGTCGCCGCCGGCCGCAATAATGATGTCGTATCCGCGTTCGACCGCCAAAGCCGCCTCGCGCGTCGCATCGCCTTCCCCGGTCGTCGCATGACACGACGTCTCGATGCCGCCCTGGTCCAGACGCTCCAGCACGTCCGGCAGAAGGCGGCGCATCTCTTCTCTTCCCGAGGTTGGATTATAAATCAACCTAGCTCTTTTCATTTTCCAAACGCCACCTGAACTCAAAATGTCAACATATCACTGATCCCATTATATTCAATATTTGTTGCGACATCCAGCGAGCCATCAAAGGGTGGGGCAGCAACGCCTCTCCCGAATAGCGATGAGCCAGCCCATTCAACCGCTCAGGAATCGTGACTTTGGTAAAATATCCGGCGCTCAGGAAAAGAGGAGCCACAATGACGTCCATCCCCCGCTGCTCTGACCAATAACGTACTTTGGCAGATACGCTGTCCGGATTCAGGAGCGCGTAATCGGCCCCGCCCGCAAGTCCGGCAAGCTCCGCGCACTGCGCCGCCAGCGAGGCGATCCCGCGTTCCCACCGTTGCAAGAACCCGGGGTGGCTGCTGCCGTGCCCGACGAGAAGCAGCACCTCACGCTCCGGCCGCACCGACAGCCCCTTCACTTTGTCCCACACCATCTCGGCGACCAGCGGACCATCATCGATGGGATCGCCAAAAAACACCCGAGCGGAAACCCGAAAACGTTCCAGGTCAGTTTCCTTCTCCGGTGTATCTTTGACCCCAAGGGCATAGGCGATTTCGTCGATATGAGTACTTCCCGAGGACACGAACAAGGGAATGACGATGATGTCCGTCACTCCCTGGGCTTCCAGCTGATCGATGCCGTCCTGGATCAGGCGGCCTTCCACCGTTTCGAGGAAAGCACAGGCGAGCGGAAGCCCGGCGGGCAAATCGTCCGCCGCTTCCGCCACCGCCGCTTCCACGAGGGCTACCCAATGCTCATCTGGGGAGCCGTGGCTGATG
Protein-coding regions in this window:
- a CDS encoding diacylglycerol kinase, producing MKRARLIYNPTSGREEMRRLLPDVLERLDQGGIETSCHATTGEGDATREAALAVERGYDIIIAAGGDGTLNEVVNGMAGKSDLPPLGVFPLGTTNDFARAMGIPRRWEDYCDLVIENKTRPIDIGKVNGRHFINIAGGGKLTELTYEVPSRLKTLIGQLAYYMKGIEKMASLSPTKLIIDAEGHEVMEGEFMLFLIANSNSVGGFEKLAPDARIDDGLLDVIALKKCNLAEFIRLVTMALRGDHLGDSHVVHFKTRRMEVTSPGRVLLNLDGELGGELPGVFEVLPQHLQIFA
- a CDS encoding sirohydrochlorin chelatase: MGDSKKPGVLVISHGSPDEHWVALVEAAVAEAADDLPAGLPLACAFLETVEGRLIQDGIDQLEAQGVTDIIVIPLFVSSGSTHIDEIAYALGVKDTPEKETDLERFRVSARVFFGDPIDDGPLVAEMVWDKVKGLSVRPEREVLLLVGHGSSHPGFLQRWERGIASLAAQCAELAGLAGGADYALLNPDSVSAKVRYWSEQRGMDVIVAPLFLSAGYFTKVTIPERLNGLAHRYSGEALLPHPLMARWMSQQILNIMGSVIC
- the rlmD gene encoding 23S rRNA (uracil(1939)-C(5))-methyltransferase RlmD; translated protein: MAGLPVVKNDEVVIDIIGMNHDGEGVGRVEGYTLFAAGALPGEKARVKVLKTKKQYGYAKLLDVVEASPDRVAAPCPIYDKCGGCQLQHLSYDAQLAWKRQHVVDVLERIGKLRVAGGAPGAGASAGGSGAAGAAAGTAAAAGQAAADAARAAEHAAGGDHAVVVRPTIGMAAPWRYRNKAQVPVGVIDGALVGGFYARGSHRIIDMETCLIQHESNDDVISRVKAIGRRLGITAYDEETGQGLLRHVVVKVGFRTGEMMLVLVTNGDRIPREDEWIAAIREELPAVVSICQNVNTRQTNVIFGDVTRVLWGREVIYDYIGDVKFAISARSFYQVNPIQTEVLYGKTVEYAGLTGQETVIDAYCGIGTISLFLAQHAKRVYGVEIVKEAIEDARVNAKLNGMNHVTFEVGASEDVIPAWKEQGIEADVIVVDPPRKGCDPHLLDTIIKMKPERVVYVSCNPATLARDLRILEDGGYRTVEVTPVDMFPHTVHVECCALIERSK